A genomic region of Oncorhynchus mykiss isolate Arlee chromosome 2, USDA_OmykA_1.1, whole genome shotgun sequence contains the following coding sequences:
- the LOC118937376 gene encoding uncharacterized protein LOC118937376 isoform X1: MLPRLQDRQDTHHYQTCHHVYRTDRTLITFRHVTRSTGQTGHPSLSDMSPRLQDRQDRQDTHHYQTCYQVYRTDRTDRTPITIRHVTRSTGHPSLSDMLPGLQDRQDTHHYQTCHQVYRTDRTLITIRHVTRSTGQTGHSSLSDMLPGLQDRQDTHHYQTCYQVYRTDRTPITIRHVTTSTGQTGQTGHSSLSDMSPGLQDRQDTHHYQTCYQVYRTLITIRHVTTSTGHSSLSDMLPGLQDRQDTHHYQTCHHVYRTDRTLITFRHVTRSTGQTGHSSLSDMSPRLQDRQDTHHYQTCYQVYRTDRTLITIRHVTTSTGQTGHSSLSDMLPGLQGRQDTHHYQTCYQVCLSCLQDRQ, encoded by the exons ATGTTACCACgtctacaggacagacaggacactcaTCACTATCAGACATGTCACCACgtctacaggacagacaggacactcaTCACTTTCAGACATGTTACCAGgtctacaggacagacaggacacccaTCACTATCAGACATGTCACCACgtctacaggacagacaggacagacaggacacccaTCACTATCAGACATGTTACCAGgtctacaggacagacaggacagacaggacacccaTCACTATCAGACATGTCACCAGGTCTACAGGACACCCATCACTATCAGACATGTTACCAG gtctacaggacagacaggacacccaTCACTATCAGACATGTCACCAGgtctacaggacagacaggacactcaTCACTATCAGACATGTCACCAGgtctacaggacagacaggacactcaTCACTATCAGACATGTTACCAGgtctacaggacagacaggacactcaTCACTATCAGACATGTTACCAGgtctacaggacagacaggacacccaTCACTATCAGACATGTCACCACgtctacaggacagacaggacagacaggacactcaTCACTATCAGACATGTCACCAGgtctacaggacagacaggacactcaTCACTATCAGACATGTTACCAGGTCTACAGGACACTCATCACTATCAGACATGTCACCACGTCTACAGGACACTCATCACTATCAGACATGTTACCAG gtctacaggacagacaggacactcaTCACTATCAGACATGTCACCACgtctacaggacagacaggacactcaTCACTTTCAGACATGTTACCAGgtctacaggacagacaggacactcaTCACTATCAGACATGTCACCACgtctacaggacagacaggacactcaTCACTATCAGACATGTTACCAGgtctacaggacagacaggacactcaTCACTATCAGACATGTCACCACgtctacaggacagacaggacactcaTCACTTTCAGACATGTTACCAGGTCTACAGGGCAGACAGGACACTCATCACTATCAGACATGTTAccaggtctgtctgtcctgtctacaGGACAGACAGTAA
- the LOC118937376 gene encoding uncharacterized protein LOC118937376 isoform X3, whose protein sequence is MSPRLQDRQDTHHFQTCYQVYRTDRTPITIRHVTTSTGQTGQTGHPSLSDMSPGLQDTHHYQTCYQVYRTDRTPITIRHVTRSTGQTGHSSLSDMSPGLQDRQDTHHYQTCYQVYRTDRTLITIRHVTRSTGQTGHPSLSDMSPRLQDRQDRQDTHHYQTCHQVYRTDRTLITIRHVTRSTGHSSLSDMSPRLQDTHHYQTCYQVYRTLITIRHVTTSTGQTGHSSLSDMLPGLQDRQDTHHYQTCHHVYRTDRTLITFRHVTRSTGQTGHSSLSDMSPRLQDRQDTHHYQTCYQVYRTDRTLITIRHVTTSTGQTGHSSLSDMLPGLQGRQDTHHYQTCYQVCLSCLQDRQ, encoded by the exons ATGTCACCACgtctacaggacagacaggacactcaTCACTTTCAGACATGTTACCAGgtctacaggacagacaggacacccaTCACTATCAGACATGTCACCAC gtctacaggacagacaggacagacaggacacccaTCACTATCAGACATGTCACCAGGTCTACAGGACACCCATCACTATCAGACATGTTACCAG gtctacaggacagacaggacacccaTCACTATCAGACATGTCACCAGgtctacaggacagacaggacactcaTCACTATCAGACATGTCACCAGgtctacaggacagacaggacactcaTCACTATCAGACATGTTACCAGgtctacaggacagacaggacactcaTCACTATCAGACATGTTACCAGgtctacaggacagacaggacacccaTCACTATCAGACATGTCACCACgtctacaggacagacaggacagacaggacactcaTCACTATCAGACATGTCACCAGgtctacaggacagacaggacactcaTCACTATCAGACATGTTACCAGGTCTACAGGACACTCATCACTATCAGACATGTCACCACGTCTACAGGACACTCATCACTATCAGACATGTTACCAGGTCTACAGGACACTCATCACTATCAGACATGTCACCACgtctacaggacagacaggacactcaTCACTATCAGACATGTTACCAGgtctacaggacagacaggacactcaTCACTATCAGACATGTCACCACgtctacaggacagacaggacactcaTCACTTTCAGACATGTTACCAGgtctacaggacagacaggacactcaTCACTATCAGACATGTCACCACgtctacaggacagacaggacactcaTCACTATCAGACATGTTACCAGgtctacaggacagacaggacactcaTCACTATCAGACATGTCACCACgtctacaggacagacaggacactcaTCACTTTCAGACATGTTACCAGGTCTACAGGGCAGACAGGACACTCATCACTATCAGACATGTTAccaggtctgtctgtcctgtctacaGGACAGACAGTAA
- the LOC118937376 gene encoding uncharacterized protein LOC118937376 isoform X4: MSPRLQDRQDTHHFQTCYQVYRTDRTPITIRHVTTSTGQTGQTGHPSLSDMLPGLQDRQDRQDTHHYQTCHQVYRTPITIRHVTRSTGQTGHPSLSDMSPGLQDRQDTHHYQTCHQVYRTDRTLITIRHVTRSTGQTGHSSLSDMLPGLQDRQDTHHYQTCHHVYRTDRTDRTLITIRHVTRSTGQTGHSSLSDMLPGLQDRQDTHHYQTCHHVYRTDRTLITFRHVTRSTGQTGHSSLSDMSPRLQDRQDTHHYQTCYQVYRTDRTLITIRHVTTSTGQTGHSSLSDMLPGLQGRQDTHHYQTCYQVCLSCLQDRQ, from the exons ATGTCACCACgtctacaggacagacaggacactcaTCACTTTCAGACATGTTACCAGgtctacaggacagacaggacacccaTCACTATCAGACATGTCACCACgtctacaggacagacaggacagacaggacacccaTCACTATCAGACATGTTACCAGgtctacaggacagacaggacagacaggacacccaTCACTATCAGACATGTCACCAGGTCTACAGGACACCCATCACTATCAGACATGTTACCAG gtctacaggacagacaggacacccaTCACTATCAGACATGTCACCAGgtctacaggacagacaggacactcaTCACTATCAGACATGTCACCAGgtctacaggacagacaggacactcaTCACTATCAGACATGTTACCAGgtctacaggacagacaggacactcaTCACTATCAGACATGTTACCAGgtctacaggacagacaggacacccaTCACTATCAGACATGTCACCACgtctacaggacagacaggacagacaggacactcaTCACTATCAGACATGTCACCAGgtctacaggacagacaggacactcaTCACTATCAGACATGTTACCAG gtctacaggacagacaggacactcaTCACTATCAGACATGTCACCACgtctacaggacagacaggacactcaTCACTTTCAGACATGTTACCAGgtctacaggacagacaggacactcaTCACTATCAGACATGTCACCACgtctacaggacagacaggacactcaTCACTATCAGACATGTTACCAGgtctacaggacagacaggacactcaTCACTATCAGACATGTCACCACgtctacaggacagacaggacactcaTCACTTTCAGACATGTTACCAGGTCTACAGGGCAGACAGGACACTCATCACTATCAGACATGTTAccaggtctgtctgtcctgtctacaGGACAGACAGTAA
- the LOC118937376 gene encoding uncharacterized protein LOC118937376 isoform X5, with translation MLPGLQDRQDTHHYQTCHHVYRTDRTDRTPITIRHVTRSTGQTGQTGHPSLSDMSPGLQDTHHYQTCYQVYRTDRTPITIRHVTRSTGQTGHSSLSDMSPGLQDRQDTHHYQTCYQVYRTDRTLITIRHVTRSTGQTGHPSLSDMSPRLQDRQDRQDTHHYQTCHQVYRTDRTLITIRHVTRSTGHSSLSDMSPRLQDRQDTHHYQTCHHVYRTDRTLITFRHVTRSTGQTGHSSLSDMSPRLQDRQDTHHYQTCYQVYRTDRTLITIRHVTTSTGQTGHSSLSDMLPGLQGRQDTHHYQTCYQVCLSCLQDRQ, from the exons ATGTTACCAGgtctacaggacagacaggacacccaTCACTATCAGACATGTCACCACgtctacaggacagacaggacagacaggacacccaTCACTATCAGACATGTTACCAGgtctacaggacagacaggacagacaggacacccaTCACTATCAGACATGTCACCAGGTCTACAGGACACCCATCACTATCAGACATGTTACCAG gtctacaggacagacaggacacccaTCACTATCAGACATGTCACCAGgtctacaggacagacaggacactcaTCACTATCAGACATGTCACCAGgtctacaggacagacaggacactcaTCACTATCAGACATGTTACCAGgtctacaggacagacaggacactcaTCACTATCAGACATGTTACCAGgtctacaggacagacaggacacccaTCACTATCAGACATGTCACCACgtctacaggacagacaggacagacaggacactcaTCACTATCAGACATGTCACCAGgtctacaggacagacaggacactcaTCACTATCAGACATGTTACCAGGTCTACAGGACACTCATCACTATCAGACATGTCACCAC gtctacaggacagacaggacactcaTCACTATCAGACATGTCACCACgtctacaggacagacaggacactcaTCACTTTCAGACATGTTACCAGgtctacaggacagacaggacactcaTCACTATCAGACATGTCACCACgtctacaggacagacaggacactcaTCACTATCAGACATGTTACCAGgtctacaggacagacaggacactcaTCACTATCAGACATGTCACCACgtctacaggacagacaggacactcaTCACTTTCAGACATGTTACCAGGTCTACAGGGCAGACAGGACACTCATCACTATCAGACATGTTAccaggtctgtctgtcctgtctacaGGACAGACAGTAA
- the LOC118937376 gene encoding uncharacterized protein LOC118937376 isoform X2: MLPGLQDRQDTHHYQTCHHVYRTDRTDRTPITIRHVTRSTGQTGQTGHPSLSDMSPGLQDTHHYQTCYQVYRTDRTPITIRHVTRSTGQTGHSSLSDMSPGLQDRQDTHHYQTCYQVYRTDRTLITIRHVTRSTGQTGHPSLSDMSPRLQDRQDRQDTHHYQTCHQVYRTDRTLITIRHVTRSTGHSSLSDMSPRLQDTHHYQTCYQVYRTLITIRHVTTSTGQTGHSSLSDMLPGLQDRQDTHHYQTCHHVYRTDRTLITFRHVTRSTGQTGHSSLSDMSPRLQDRQDTHHYQTCYQVYRTDRTLITIRHVTTSTGQTGHSSLSDMLPGLQGRQDTHHYQTCYQVCLSCLQDRQ, from the exons ATGTTACCAGgtctacaggacagacaggacacccaTCACTATCAGACATGTCACCACgtctacaggacagacaggacagacaggacacccaTCACTATCAGACATGTTACCAGgtctacaggacagacaggacagacaggacacccaTCACTATCAGACATGTCACCAGGTCTACAGGACACCCATCACTATCAGACATGTTACCAG gtctacaggacagacaggacacccaTCACTATCAGACATGTCACCAGgtctacaggacagacaggacactcaTCACTATCAGACATGTCACCAGgtctacaggacagacaggacactcaTCACTATCAGACATGTTACCAGgtctacaggacagacaggacactcaTCACTATCAGACATGTTACCAGgtctacaggacagacaggacacccaTCACTATCAGACATGTCACCACgtctacaggacagacaggacagacaggacactcaTCACTATCAGACATGTCACCAGgtctacaggacagacaggacactcaTCACTATCAGACATGTTACCAGGTCTACAGGACACTCATCACTATCAGACATGTCACCACGTCTACAGGACACTCATCACTATCAGACATGTTACCAGGTCTACAGGACACTCATCACTATCAGACATGTCACCACgtctacaggacagacaggacactcaTCACTATCAGACATGTTACCAGgtctacaggacagacaggacactcaTCACTATCAGACATGTCACCACgtctacaggacagacaggacactcaTCACTTTCAGACATGTTACCAGgtctacaggacagacaggacactcaTCACTATCAGACATGTCACCACgtctacaggacagacaggacactcaTCACTATCAGACATGTTACCAGgtctacaggacagacaggacactcaTCACTATCAGACATGTCACCACgtctacaggacagacaggacactcaTCACTTTCAGACATGTTACCAGGTCTACAGGGCAGACAGGACACTCATCACTATCAGACATGTTAccaggtctgtctgtcctgtctacaGGACAGACAGTAA
- the LOC118937376 gene encoding uncharacterized protein LOC118937376 isoform X6 translates to MSPGLQDTHHYQTCHHVYRTDRTPITIRHVTRSTGQTGHSSLSDMSPGLQDRQDTHHYQTCYQVYRTDRTLITIRHVTRSTGQTGHPSLSDMSPRLQDRQDRQDTHHYQTCHQVYRTDRTLITIRHVTRSTGHSSLSDMSPRLQDTHHYQTCYQVYRTLITIRHVTTSTGQTGHSSLSDMLPGLQDRQDTHHYQTCHHVYRTDRTLITFRHVTRSTGQTGHSSLSDMSPRLQDRQDTHHYQTCYQVYRTDRTLITIRHVTTSTGQTGHSSLSDMLPGLQGRQDTHHYQTCYQVCLSCLQDRQ, encoded by the exons ATGTCACCAGGTCTACAGGACACCCATCACTATCAGACATGTCACCAC gtctacaggacagacaggacacccaTCACTATCAGACATGTCACCAGgtctacaggacagacaggacactcaTCACTATCAGACATGTCACCAGgtctacaggacagacaggacactcaTCACTATCAGACATGTTACCAGgtctacaggacagacaggacactcaTCACTATCAGACATGTTACCAGgtctacaggacagacaggacacccaTCACTATCAGACATGTCACCACgtctacaggacagacaggacagacaggacactcaTCACTATCAGACATGTCACCAGgtctacaggacagacaggacactcaTCACTATCAGACATGTTACCAGGTCTACAGGACACTCATCACTATCAGACATGTCACCACGTCTACAGGACACTCATCACTATCAGACATGTTACCAGGTCTACAGGACACTCATCACTATCAGACATGTCACCACgtctacaggacagacaggacactcaTCACTATCAGACATGTTACCAGgtctacaggacagacaggacactcaTCACTATCAGACATGTCACCACgtctacaggacagacaggacactcaTCACTTTCAGACATGTTACCAGgtctacaggacagacaggacactcaTCACTATCAGACATGTCACCACgtctacaggacagacaggacactcaTCACTATCAGACATGTTACCAGgtctacaggacagacaggacactcaTCACTATCAGACATGTCACCACgtctacaggacagacaggacactcaTCACTTTCAGACATGTTACCAGGTCTACAGGGCAGACAGGACACTCATCACTATCAGACATGTTAccaggtctgtctgtcctgtctacaGGACAGACAGTAA